In Paenibacillus guangzhouensis, a single window of DNA contains:
- the pcrB gene encoding heptaprenylglyceryl phosphate synthase, which translates to MEQRVMPWRHMFKLDPDRSISDEALDKICMSGTDAILVGGSSGVTFDNTVELLSRIRQYEVPCVLEVSDPDAAVPGFDHYLIPMVLNTNNPDWLIGHQQRAVREFGSMLPWEIVFAEGYIILNGEATAAKVSEANANLAASDVIAYAQVADRLMRLPFIYIEYSGMFGDMDLVRHVRQQLHQAQLIYGGGITNLEQARDAAASADTIVVGNILYDQLEQALLTVQAVRAV; encoded by the coding sequence GTGGAACAACGAGTCATGCCGTGGAGGCACATGTTTAAATTGGATCCGGATCGTAGCATTAGCGATGAGGCGCTGGACAAGATCTGCATGTCTGGAACAGACGCGATTCTGGTAGGTGGTTCGTCCGGTGTAACGTTCGACAATACGGTAGAATTACTCTCGCGAATCCGACAATACGAAGTGCCATGCGTACTCGAAGTGTCCGATCCGGATGCGGCGGTACCTGGGTTCGACCATTATTTGATCCCGATGGTGTTGAATACGAACAACCCCGATTGGTTGATCGGGCACCAGCAGCGCGCAGTACGAGAGTTCGGCAGTATGCTGCCTTGGGAGATTGTTTTTGCGGAAGGCTATATTATACTGAATGGCGAAGCCACGGCAGCGAAGGTCTCCGAGGCGAATGCGAATCTAGCAGCATCTGATGTTATTGCTTACGCGCAAGTGGCGGATCGGCTGATGCGTCTGCCTTTTATTTATATCGAATACAGCGGTATGTTCGGCGATATGGATCTCGTTCGACATGTTCGTCAGCAGCTTCACCAAGCGCAGCTGATCTATGGCGGCGGTATTACGAACCTGGAGCAGGCCCGCGATGCAGCGGCATCTGCCGATACGATTGTTGTAGGCAATATTTTATATGATCAATTAGAACAAGCCCTCCTTACCGTTCAAGCGGTAAGAGCGGTATAG
- a CDS encoding energy-coupling factor transporter transmembrane component T family protein — translation MSKMGTLYAPGNSVFHRMDGSIKMLLFAAWTIATFMFLDLRVFIVMLLVGTVLLLSAKIPFRQIRVIFWVMIVFNVFNTAFILLITPVYGTELTGTNTPVLNIGYNTINLETIFYVLTLTAKYLTLLPISLLFIFTTHPSRFASSLSRIGIPYKIAYAVNIAFRYIPDIQAEFRSITNSMQMRGLGFRKGDAPFLQRVKNVTSIAFPMLYSSLQRIEVVTNAMELRGFGKHKKRTWYAMEQLRAIDYTVGMLSVLLIVGSIVLKVAVLKGFWYPL, via the coding sequence ATGAGTAAGATGGGGACATTATATGCACCCGGCAATTCGGTCTTCCATCGGATGGACGGCAGTATTAAGATGCTGCTCTTCGCGGCATGGACGATTGCAACGTTTATGTTTCTGGATTTGCGGGTATTTATCGTAATGCTCCTTGTCGGGACGGTTCTATTGTTATCCGCGAAAATTCCTTTTCGGCAGATTCGCGTTATTTTCTGGGTGATGATCGTCTTCAACGTCTTCAACACCGCCTTTATCTTGCTGATCACGCCGGTATATGGCACGGAATTGACGGGGACGAACACCCCGGTTCTGAACATTGGCTATAATACAATCAATCTGGAGACGATCTTCTACGTACTGACGTTAACGGCCAAATATTTAACACTGCTGCCTATAAGCTTGTTATTTATTTTCACGACGCATCCTAGTCGCTTCGCGAGCAGCTTGAGCCGGATCGGCATTCCGTACAAAATCGCCTATGCCGTGAATATCGCCTTTCGCTATATTCCAGACATTCAAGCGGAGTTCCGCAGCATTACGAACTCGATGCAGATGCGCGGTCTCGGATTCCGCAAAGGCGATGCGCCATTCCTTCAGCGCGTGAAGAACGTGACGAGCATCGCTTTCCCGATGTTGTACTCCTCCTTGCAGCGTATCGAAGTGGTGACGAATGCGATGGAGCTTCGCGGCTTCGGCAAGCATAAGAAACGCACATGGTACGCCATGGAGCAGCTTCGTGCAATCGATTATACCGTGGGCATGTTAAGTGTCTTGCTGATCGTGGGGTCGATCGTACTGAAGGTCGCGGTATTGAAAGGTTTTTGGTATCCACTATAG
- a CDS encoding ABC transporter ATP-binding protein, producing the protein MISFQNFSFQYQKLSEPTLRNINLAIKPGEKILIAGPSGSGKSTLAHCINGLIPFTYEGKIEGTFTINGKETKGQSIFEISKSVGTILQDLDGQFIGLSVGEDVAFSFENNGVPRAQMIQEVERALKTVNMLSFIDQSPHDLSGGQKQRVSLAGILSTQADILLFDEPLANLDPASGKQAMKMIDDIHRQTNKTVIIIEHRIEDVLEQPIDRIVVMSEGEIRAIGTPDEILASDVLRKHGLREPLYIEALKYAGCELSAADELTQVNHEHIAKFEPALKAWYATAAEPSTPPARELLLDVQNVRFAYDSRQEVIRGVSFQVHEGEVVALLGNNGAGKSTLSHLIMGIVRQTSGDIRLNGQEMRNWSIRQRGEQIGYVMQNPNQMITQHMIWDEVALGLTVRGVAKEIVDQKVEQVLRICGLYPYRNWPISALSYGQKKRVTIAAVLAMEPKLIILDEPTAGQDYKHYTEFMEFIADLARTGLSFIFITHDMHLALEYTDRAVVLSGGEVIASDRVASVLTNTEVIERANLKETSLSLLARSMGLPSAEGFVQHFINYEKKVKHHE; encoded by the coding sequence ATGATATCTTTTCAGAATTTTAGCTTCCAATATCAGAAACTGTCTGAGCCGACATTGCGCAATATCAACCTAGCGATCAAGCCAGGCGAGAAAATACTCATTGCTGGTCCGAGCGGTTCCGGCAAGTCGACATTAGCCCATTGTATCAATGGGCTGATTCCTTTTACGTACGAAGGCAAGATTGAAGGAACGTTCACGATTAACGGCAAAGAAACTAAAGGGCAGAGTATTTTCGAAATTAGTAAATCGGTCGGGACGATCCTGCAGGATCTCGATGGGCAATTCATCGGCTTGTCCGTGGGCGAAGACGTTGCTTTTTCATTCGAAAATAACGGCGTGCCGCGCGCGCAGATGATCCAGGAAGTAGAGCGTGCGCTCAAGACCGTGAACATGCTGTCGTTCATCGACCAGAGCCCGCATGATCTCTCCGGAGGTCAGAAGCAGCGTGTCTCCCTCGCAGGCATTCTATCGACGCAAGCCGATATCCTGCTCTTCGACGAGCCGCTTGCGAATCTCGACCCCGCCAGCGGCAAACAAGCGATGAAAATGATCGACGACATCCATCGTCAGACGAACAAGACCGTCATTATTATAGAGCATCGGATTGAAGATGTGCTGGAGCAGCCGATCGACCGGATCGTGGTTATGAGCGAAGGCGAAATCCGCGCGATCGGAACGCCGGACGAGATTTTAGCCTCTGACGTACTGCGCAAGCATGGATTGCGTGAGCCTTTATATATCGAAGCGTTAAAATACGCCGGTTGTGAGCTGTCTGCAGCGGACGAGTTAACGCAGGTGAACCATGAGCATATTGCGAAATTTGAGCCTGCCCTCAAGGCATGGTATGCCACAGCTGCAGAGCCATCAACGCCACCAGCGCGTGAGCTGCTGCTCGACGTCCAGAACGTGCGGTTCGCCTACGACAGCAGACAAGAAGTCATTCGCGGCGTATCTTTCCAAGTGCACGAGGGAGAAGTTGTTGCGCTGCTCGGGAACAACGGAGCGGGTAAATCGACGTTAAGCCATCTGATCATGGGGATCGTACGGCAGACCTCGGGCGACATTCGATTGAACGGGCAGGAGATGCGGAACTGGAGCATTCGCCAACGTGGCGAGCAGATCGGTTATGTCATGCAGAATCCCAACCAGATGATCACCCAGCATATGATCTGGGATGAAGTGGCGCTTGGATTGACGGTTCGCGGCGTCGCCAAAGAGATCGTTGATCAGAAAGTCGAGCAGGTCCTGCGGATTTGCGGACTCTATCCATATCGTAACTGGCCAATCTCTGCATTGAGTTATGGTCAGAAGAAACGGGTGACGATTGCGGCCGTGCTTGCGATGGAACCGAAGCTGATCATCCTGGACGAGCCGACGGCAGGCCAAGACTACAAGCATTACACCGAATTTATGGAGTTTATCGCCGATCTGGCGCGTACGGGGCTATCGTTTATTTTTATTACGCATGATATGCATTTGGCATTGGAATATACGGACCGTGCGGTCGTCCTCTCCGGAGGCGAAGTCATCGCAAGCGACCGCGTGGCGAGCGTGCTCACGAACACCGAGGTCATTGAACGGGCGAATCTGAAAGAGACGTCGCTCTCGCTGCTGGCGCGCTCCATGGGATTGCCGTCCGCCGAAGGATTCGTGCAGCATTTTATCAATTATGAAAAAAAGGTGAAGCATCATGAGTAA
- a CDS encoding ECF-type riboflavin transporter substrate-binding protein, translated as MFNFSTLVVVAIGIGAALYGFLGFFGFTVGPQTWVKPAVAFLTIFGALFGPIVGLLIGLIGHIITDLIAGGVVWWGWAIGSALIGLFSGFVFMSKDFNVKAGLYTKKHIYQILIFGVLGCIVGIGEATIFDVFLMGEPVDKMAVQFWGAVLANIATVAVLGLPIVLAILRVNKKSSNLTIEK; from the coding sequence ATCTTTAATTTCAGCACGCTCGTTGTCGTTGCGATTGGGATCGGGGCAGCGTTGTATGGCTTTTTGGGATTTTTTGGATTTACGGTAGGACCGCAGACATGGGTGAAGCCCGCTGTTGCGTTTCTAACGATTTTTGGCGCGTTATTCGGTCCTATTGTTGGTTTATTGATTGGTCTAATTGGTCACATTATTACGGATTTGATTGCCGGCGGTGTTGTATGGTGGGGCTGGGCGATTGGTTCGGCGTTAATCGGACTATTTAGCGGATTTGTTTTCATGAGCAAAGACTTCAATGTTAAAGCAGGTTTATATACAAAGAAGCATATCTATCAAATTTTAATTTTTGGTGTACTGGGATGTATCGTTGGGATTGGGGAAGCGACCATTTTTGATGTATTCCTTATGGGTGAACCGGTGGATAAGATGGCTGTCCAATTCTGGGGCGCCGTTCTTGCGAATATCGCTACGGTAGCGGTTCTTGGCCTCCCGATCGTGCTTGCCATTTTGCGTGTGAATAAGAAGAGTTCGAATCTGACAATCGAGAAATAG
- a CDS encoding undecaprenyl-phosphate glucose phosphotransferase: MLRKNQRFLTQLYILADFVVIQVIFLFAYWMKFQSGFMEHESPLPLVEYSKWSLIYGGIAVAIGMMSSFYSPKRKKRFVDDFWRVIQVHLISLFVLLSLLFYFKAVHISREYLAIYMIGNVIVILTYRFAVKKGLRHFREKGFNKQFVLILGAGTLGKRFYRNLKQHPEMGYEVLGFLDDQGDEIDEQFAIKYKPVLGSIDDLEQIIEQRLVDEVIIALPLEAHHRFPHIINTCEKAGVRTLIIPDFFDYLPARPTFDNFAGMPLINVRDIPLDLMSNRILKRAFDIAFALFAIILTSPVLILAAIGIKLTSPGPIIFKQERVGLNRRNFMMFKFRSMRVQSQGSSDTQWTTENDPRKTKFGSFLRKTSLDELPQFFNVLLGHMSIVGPRPERPFFVDQFKEEIPKYMVKHHVRPGITGWAQSNGLRGDTSIEERIRYDIFYIENWSILFDVKIIWKTVINGFINKNAY, from the coding sequence ATGCTGCGTAAGAACCAGCGATTTCTAACGCAACTTTATATACTAGCCGACTTTGTAGTGATCCAGGTTATCTTTTTATTCGCCTATTGGATGAAGTTTCAGAGCGGCTTCATGGAGCACGAATCTCCGCTCCCACTGGTCGAATACTCCAAATGGAGCCTGATTTACGGCGGTATCGCCGTCGCCATTGGCATGATGAGCAGCTTCTACTCACCGAAACGGAAGAAGCGATTCGTCGACGACTTCTGGCGTGTTATCCAGGTACACTTGATCAGCTTGTTTGTACTCTTAAGCTTACTGTTCTATTTCAAGGCCGTACATATCTCACGCGAATACCTCGCGATTTATATGATCGGCAACGTGATCGTGATCCTTACCTATCGTTTTGCGGTCAAAAAAGGACTTCGCCATTTCCGTGAGAAAGGATTCAATAAGCAGTTCGTGCTTATTCTAGGTGCAGGTACACTCGGCAAGCGATTCTACAGAAACTTGAAGCAGCACCCCGAAATGGGGTACGAAGTCCTCGGCTTCTTGGACGACCAAGGTGATGAGATCGATGAGCAATTCGCTATCAAATACAAGCCAGTTCTCGGGAGCATCGACGATCTGGAGCAGATCATTGAGCAGCGGCTCGTCGACGAGGTCATTATCGCGCTTCCACTCGAGGCGCATCATCGGTTCCCGCATATTATCAATACATGCGAGAAGGCAGGCGTCCGAACGCTGATCATCCCGGATTTCTTCGACTACTTGCCGGCGCGGCCAACGTTCGATAATTTCGCGGGTATGCCGCTCATCAATGTGCGAGATATCCCGCTCGATCTCATGAGCAACCGTATCTTGAAGCGCGCTTTCGACATTGCCTTTGCACTTTTCGCGATCATCCTTACATCGCCAGTCTTAATACTAGCGGCTATCGGCATTAAGCTTACATCACCAGGTCCGATCATCTTCAAGCAAGAACGTGTAGGCCTTAATCGCCGTAATTTCATGATGTTCAAGTTCAGATCCATGCGCGTGCAGTCGCAAGGCTCCTCCGACACCCAGTGGACGACGGAGAACGATCCGCGGAAGACCAAGTTCGGCTCATTCCTCCGCAAAACAAGTCTCGACGAGCTGCCACAATTTTTCAACGTGCTGCTCGGCCATATGAGCATCGTCGGCCCAAGACCGGAGCGACCGTTCTTCGTGGATCAGTTCAAGGAAGAGATCCCGAAATACATGGTTAAGCACCATGTTCGCCCGGGCATTACCGGATGGGCGCAGAGCAACGGCCTTCGCGGCGATACATCGATCGAAGAACGCATTCGCTATGATATCTTTTATATTGAGAATTGGTCCATTCTTTTTGACGTGAAGATCATCTGGAAGACCGTCATCAACGGATTTATCAATAAGAACGCGTATTAA
- a CDS encoding glycosyltransferase family 2 protein: MDLSIIILNYNTRQLTLDCLQSVYASTTSYRYEVILIDNNSSDDSVEHFQRQYPATQLIANEENVGFSRANNQGMRIAKGRYILLLNSDTIVELDTFEMMLQFMDSHPDVGASGCKVILPDGSLDKACRRGFPTPSASFYYAFGFSKMFPDNPRFNQYQLGYLSPDESYPIDCLVGAFMLVRREAMDQVGMLDEEFFMYGEDIDWCYRIKQAGWQNYYYPETFITHYKGASSRRKPYKIIYEFHRAMYLFHRKHYRQHYSFLTNGLVYAGILVKFSTSLIKNKMLR; encoded by the coding sequence ATGGACTTAAGCATTATTATCCTTAACTACAATACACGACAATTAACGCTAGATTGCCTGCAATCAGTTTATGCTTCGACAACGTCTTATCGCTACGAAGTGATATTGATCGACAATAACTCGTCCGATGATTCGGTCGAGCATTTTCAGCGACAGTATCCAGCAACACAACTTATCGCGAATGAAGAGAACGTCGGCTTCTCCCGAGCCAACAATCAAGGCATGCGCATCGCCAAAGGCCGATATATATTACTACTCAACTCCGACACGATCGTCGAGCTAGATACGTTCGAGATGATGCTTCAGTTTATGGATAGTCACCCGGATGTCGGTGCCTCTGGCTGCAAGGTGATCCTACCTGACGGTTCACTGGATAAGGCTTGTCGGCGCGGCTTTCCTACGCCTTCTGCGTCGTTCTACTACGCATTTGGATTCTCGAAGATGTTTCCGGATAACCCGCGTTTCAATCAATACCAACTCGGCTATCTCAGTCCCGATGAATCCTATCCGATCGACTGTCTCGTCGGTGCTTTTATGCTCGTACGTAGAGAAGCGATGGACCAAGTAGGGATGCTGGATGAAGAGTTTTTTATGTACGGGGAAGACATCGATTGGTGTTACCGGATCAAGCAAGCGGGTTGGCAGAACTATTATTACCCCGAGACCTTCATTACGCATTACAAGGGAGCAAGCAGCCGTCGCAAACCGTACAAGATCATTTATGAGTTTCACCGCGCTATGTATTTATTCCATCGCAAACACTATCGCCAGCATTATTCGTTCCTAACGAATGGATTAGTCTATGCGGGAATACTGGTGAAATTTTCGACATCACTCATTAAGAATAAAATGTTACGATAG
- the rfbD gene encoding dTDP-4-dehydrorhamnose reductase produces the protein MKILVTGANGQLGQDVVLVGQQKGHQMLGYTRQELDITNQAQCESVILREKPDAIIHCAAYTAVDAAETDEDGAYLVNAVGTRNVSVAAEKVGAKVCYISTDYVFDGQSSDAYREYDNTNPQTVYGKSKRAGEQLTQGLSSRFFIVRTSWVYGAHGNNFVKTMLKLGAEKPSLQVVHDQVGSPTYTVDLAKFLLDLVATEKYGIYHASNSGSCSWFEFAQAIFEEAGLSPELLPCTTEQFPRPAPRPKNSVMAHLSIRTNGLQDLRPWREALREYIDNR, from the coding sequence ATGAAAATACTTGTCACAGGTGCAAATGGACAATTGGGGCAGGATGTCGTTCTGGTCGGTCAGCAAAAGGGTCACCAGATGCTAGGATATACACGACAGGAACTCGATATTACGAACCAAGCTCAGTGTGAATCTGTCATACTTCGAGAGAAACCCGATGCTATCATTCATTGTGCAGCTTATACGGCGGTTGATGCAGCAGAGACGGATGAGGATGGAGCATATCTTGTGAATGCTGTAGGTACACGGAACGTGAGCGTCGCGGCGGAGAAGGTCGGAGCAAAAGTCTGCTATATTAGCACGGACTATGTTTTTGATGGTCAATCATCGGATGCCTATCGTGAATACGATAATACGAACCCTCAGACGGTGTATGGTAAATCCAAACGTGCAGGGGAGCAACTTACGCAGGGTTTATCTTCGCGCTTCTTTATTGTTCGTACCTCATGGGTTTATGGGGCGCATGGCAACAACTTTGTTAAGACGATGTTGAAGCTAGGTGCAGAAAAGCCTTCTTTACAAGTCGTTCATGATCAGGTAGGATCACCGACATATACTGTCGATTTAGCAAAATTCCTTCTAGATCTTGTAGCGACTGAAAAATATGGCATATATCATGCTTCGAATTCAGGGTCTTGTTCATGGTTTGAGTTTGCACAGGCGATTTTTGAGGAAGCAGGTTTATCGCCAGAGTTATTGCCTTGTACGACGGAGCAGTTCCCGCGTCCGGCACCGAGACCGAAAAACTCCGTGATGGCGCATCTATCGATCCGCACGAACGGGTTGCAGGATTTGCGACCTTGGCGAGAGGCACTGAGAGAATACATTGATAATCGTTAG
- the rfbB gene encoding dTDP-glucose 4,6-dehydratase, protein MKLLVTGGAGFIGSNFVIYMVNKYPEYQIINLDALTYAGNLENLTSVQDKPNYTFIKGDIADAVKVEEIFQQHQIDVVVNFAAESHVDRSILDPGIFVQTNVMGTQVLLDAARKYNVNKYVQISTDEVYGTLGDTGLFSETTPLAPNSPYSASKTGGDLLVRAYHETYGMNVNITRCSNNYGPYHFPEKLIPLMISNALNDKQLPVYGDGLNVRDWLYVEDHCSAIDLVIHKGVSGEVYNVGGNNERTNIQIVETILEALGKPKSLITYVADRLGHDRRYAIDATKIRAKLGWQPQYPFEKGIQKTIQWYLDNKGWWTRIQSGAYQEYYAKQYGERLGE, encoded by the coding sequence TTGAAACTTTTAGTTACCGGCGGGGCCGGATTTATCGGAAGTAACTTTGTGATCTATATGGTGAATAAATATCCTGAGTACCAGATCATTAACCTCGATGCACTTACGTATGCGGGGAATCTTGAGAACTTAACAAGTGTTCAGGATAAACCGAATTACACTTTTATTAAAGGTGATATCGCTGATGCAGTCAAAGTAGAAGAGATCTTCCAGCAGCATCAAATCGATGTTGTGGTTAACTTTGCAGCGGAGTCGCATGTGGATCGCAGTATTTTGGACCCAGGCATTTTTGTGCAGACAAATGTCATGGGAACGCAAGTATTGCTCGATGCAGCTCGGAAATATAATGTGAACAAATATGTTCAAATCTCTACGGACGAAGTCTACGGAACACTGGGGGATACCGGTCTGTTCTCGGAGACGACTCCTCTTGCGCCCAACAGCCCATATTCGGCAAGTAAGACGGGTGGGGACTTGCTGGTGCGTGCATATCACGAGACTTACGGCATGAATGTGAATATCACTCGTTGTTCGAATAACTATGGGCCATATCACTTCCCTGAGAAACTAATCCCATTAATGATCTCGAATGCACTGAATGATAAGCAACTCCCAGTCTATGGGGACGGTTTGAATGTTCGTGATTGGCTATATGTCGAGGATCACTGTAGCGCCATTGATCTCGTGATTCATAAAGGCGTCAGCGGCGAGGTATACAACGTTGGCGGGAATAACGAACGTACGAATATTCAGATTGTAGAGACCATTCTTGAGGCTCTTGGTAAACCGAAATCACTGATTACTTACGTAGCTGATCGACTTGGCCATGACCGCCGTTACGCGATTGACGCGACGAAGATCCGCGCCAAACTAGGCTGGCAACCGCAGTATCCTTTCGAAAAGGGAATTCAGAAGACCATTCAATGGTATCTAGACAATAAAGGATGGTGGACTCGGATTCAATCAGGTGCCTACCAAGAATACTATGCCAAGCAATACGGTGAACGCTTAGGTGAGTAA
- the rfbC gene encoding dTDP-4-dehydrorhamnose 3,5-epimerase, which produces MNIIDTKLQGVRIIEPAVHGDHRGFFMESYNSAKFREYNMDYLFVQDNHSLSVEKGVLRGLHYQLNPKAQTKLVRVAAGAIYDVVVDIRRNSPTFGQWVGVHLSAENKRQLLVPQGFAHGFCTTEANTEVLYKVDALYSPEHDRGILWNDPALGIDWPVEQPILSDKDTKHPVLRDADINFD; this is translated from the coding sequence ATGAACATAATCGATACAAAACTACAAGGCGTTCGAATCATTGAACCCGCGGTCCATGGGGACCATCGCGGGTTTTTTATGGAAAGCTACAACAGTGCGAAGTTCCGTGAATATAATATGGATTATTTGTTCGTCCAAGACAATCATTCACTATCTGTGGAGAAGGGTGTTCTTCGCGGGTTGCACTACCAACTGAATCCTAAAGCACAGACGAAGCTTGTCCGTGTCGCTGCTGGTGCAATCTATGATGTGGTTGTAGATATTCGTCGTAACTCGCCAACTTTCGGCCAGTGGGTGGGTGTACATTTAAGTGCTGAGAATAAGCGTCAGCTACTTGTGCCGCAGGGCTTCGCTCACGGTTTCTGTACCACAGAAGCCAACACGGAGGTACTCTACAAAGTAGACGCACTTTACTCCCCTGAGCATGATCGAGGTATTTTGTGGAATGACCCTGCGTTAGGCATCGATTGGCCGGTAGAACAGCCGATCTTATCTGATAAAGATACGAAGCATCCCGTTCTGCGTGATGCGGACATCAACTTTGATTGA
- a CDS encoding sugar phosphate nucleotidyltransferase yields MKGIILAGGTGSRLYPLTKVTNKHLLPVGKYPMIFHSVNKLMQADINDILVVTGKEHMGDVVNLLGSGRDMGVTFTYKVQDEAGGIAQALDLAEQFVGDDQMVVILGDNVFEDDISGYVANFREQQTGAKILLQQVHDPQRYGVAELNGDNIVSIEEKPRAPKSNYAVTGIYMFDSTVFDIVKTLKPSGRGELEITDVNNAYIARGELTYDVLQGWWTDAGTHVSWAKANELAQNITFSEEFGKLKL; encoded by the coding sequence ATGAAAGGTATTATCTTAGCAGGAGGCACTGGATCGCGCCTGTACCCACTAACAAAAGTCACAAATAAACATTTATTACCGGTCGGTAAATATCCAATGATTTTTCATTCTGTAAATAAGTTAATGCAAGCAGACATTAATGATATTCTAGTTGTCACCGGTAAAGAACACATGGGCGACGTTGTAAACCTTCTAGGAAGTGGGCGTGACATGGGCGTTACATTTACTTATAAAGTACAAGATGAAGCCGGTGGGATTGCACAAGCCCTTGATCTAGCGGAACAATTCGTCGGCGATGATCAAATGGTTGTTATTCTCGGAGACAACGTCTTCGAAGATGACATCTCTGGATATGTTGCAAACTTCCGTGAGCAACAAACAGGCGCGAAAATTCTTCTTCAACAAGTACATGATCCACAACGTTACGGGGTGGCTGAACTTAACGGAGACAACATTGTTTCCATCGAAGAAAAGCCGAGAGCACCAAAGAGTAACTACGCAGTGACAGGAATTTATATGTTTGACAGTACTGTGTTCGATATCGTAAAAACACTAAAACCATCTGGTCGCGGTGAATTGGAAATTACGGATGTAAATAATGCCTACATCGCACGTGGCGAGCTTACTTATGATGTCCTTCAAGGCTGGTGGACAGATGCTGGTACGCATGTCTCTTGGGCTAAAGCAAATGAGCTTGCGCAGAACATCACCTTTTCCGAAGAGTTTGGAAAATTGAAATTGTAG
- a CDS encoding GtrA family protein yields the protein MDNQFVKFIIVGVINTIFGYSVFSLFIFVGLHYTLASLLSTLVGILFNFKTTGRIVFKSSDNSLIIKFFITYGVTYLLNLALLTFLKEFVSIYIAYAILILPMSMVSYILNKRFVFRVKATNN from the coding sequence ATGGACAATCAATTCGTAAAATTTATTATAGTTGGTGTTATAAATACAATCTTTGGCTACTCTGTTTTCTCGTTGTTTATTTTTGTAGGATTGCATTATACATTAGCATCTTTATTGTCTACCCTTGTTGGAATTCTTTTTAACTTTAAAACTACAGGACGAATTGTATTTAAAAGTAGTGATAATTCTTTGATAATTAAGTTTTTCATAACATATGGAGTAACATATTTATTAAATTTAGCATTATTAACGTTTTTAAAAGAATTTGTGAGTATCTATATAGCGTACGCGATTTTGATCCTACCAATGTCTATGGTGTCATATATATTAAATAAGAGATTTGTATTCAGAGTGAAAGCTACAAATAATTAA
- a CDS encoding glycosyltransferase, translating to MKKISIVTPCYNEEDNVEELYQRVREVFDELSGYVYEHIFIDNASKDNTVAILKRIALKDQNVKIIVNARNFGHIRSPYHALLQADGDAVILLVADLQDPPNMIIDFIEKWEEGYKVVLGVKTESHESAAMFAIRKMYYNFINRVSEIELTKNNTGFGLYDRKIIQILREINDPYPYFRGLISDIGFESYKIEYVQPVRKRGITKNNFYTLYDMAMLGITNHSKIPLRLAAMLGFLMSAVSLLVAVGYLIAKLVFWNYFTLGLAPLVIGLFLFSSVQLFFIGIIGEYIGSIHTQVLKRPLVVEKERINFETIINQELERVKG from the coding sequence ATGAAGAAAATTAGTATAGTAACCCCTTGCTATAATGAAGAGGACAATGTTGAAGAACTATACCAGCGCGTTAGAGAAGTATTTGATGAACTAAGTGGTTATGTATATGAACATATCTTCATCGATAATGCTTCGAAAGATAATACGGTTGCAATATTGAAAAGAATAGCACTAAAGGATCAAAATGTTAAGATTATCGTTAACGCCAGAAACTTTGGACATATACGCTCTCCTTATCATGCATTACTACAAGCAGATGGGGATGCAGTTATTTTATTGGTTGCAGATTTGCAAGACCCGCCTAACATGATTATTGACTTTATTGAGAAATGGGAAGAAGGCTATAAAGTAGTTCTTGGTGTAAAAACGGAGAGCCATGAAAGTGCTGCGATGTTTGCGATTCGAAAAATGTATTATAATTTTATTAACAGGGTATCTGAAATTGAACTAACGAAAAATAACACAGGGTTTGGATTATATGATCGTAAAATCATTCAGATCTTAAGAGAGATTAATGATCCATATCCTTACTTTAGAGGGTTGATTTCGGATATTGGTTTTGAAAGTTATAAAATAGAATATGTGCAGCCTGTTAGAAAACGAGGTATAACCAAGAATAATTTCTATACATTATATGATATGGCAATGCTAGGAATTACAAACCATTCTAAGATACCACTGCGATTAGCTGCTATGCTAGGCTTCTTAATGTCAGCTGTAAGTCTTTTGGTTGCAGTGGGTTATCTGATTGCAAAGCTAGTATTCTGGAATTATTTCACGCTAGGGCTGGCACCTCTCGTGATAGGTCTATTTTTATTTTCTTCTGTGCAATTATTTTTTATTGGAATTATAGGGGAATATATTGGTTCCATTCATACACAGGTATTGAAGAGGCCTTTGGTTGTAGAAAAAGAGCGAATAAATTTCGAAACCATAATCAATCAAGAACTAGAGAGAGTAAAAGGTTAA